One region of Streptomyces davaonensis JCM 4913 genomic DNA includes:
- a CDS encoding lytic polysaccharide monooxygenase auxiliary activity family 9 protein, translated as MARRRNRLLSWAAVLATLLSGLGLALLGQGSAQAHGVAMMPGSRTYLCYQDAKTSSGALDPTNPACKAALAESGATALYNWFAVLDSNAGGRGAGYVPDGKLCSAGDKSPYNFTGYNAARSDWPRTHLTSGGSIRVKYSNWAAHPGDFRVYVSKPGYSPATQLGWDDLELIQTVTNPPQSGSVGSESGHYYWDLRLPSGRTGDAVMFIQWVRSDSAENFFSCSDIVFDGGNGEVTGIGDPNGGEPTPTPTPTPTPTPTEPHTGCMAVYSVTNSWSGGFQGSVEVMNHGTTAQDGWAVRWQPGTGTRISSVWNGTMSTGSDGTVTVANAAYNRTIAPDGSTTFGFTATSTGNNFPVGSIGCVTP; from the coding sequence ATGGCTCGACGCAGAAACCGCCTCCTCTCCTGGGCGGCGGTGCTGGCAACTCTTCTCAGCGGGCTGGGACTTGCATTACTCGGGCAGGGCAGCGCGCAGGCTCACGGCGTGGCGATGATGCCCGGATCGCGGACCTACCTCTGCTATCAGGACGCCAAGACCAGCAGCGGCGCCCTCGACCCGACGAACCCCGCGTGCAAGGCCGCGCTCGCCGAGAGCGGGGCGACGGCGCTGTACAACTGGTTCGCCGTGCTCGACTCCAACGCGGGCGGCCGGGGCGCCGGTTATGTGCCCGACGGCAAGCTGTGCAGCGCCGGGGACAAGTCCCCGTACAACTTCACCGGCTACAACGCCGCACGCTCCGACTGGCCCCGCACCCATCTGACCTCGGGCGGGTCGATCCGGGTCAAGTACAGCAACTGGGCGGCGCACCCGGGCGACTTCCGGGTCTATGTCTCCAAGCCCGGCTATTCGCCCGCCACTCAGCTGGGCTGGGACGATCTGGAGCTGATCCAGACGGTCACCAACCCGCCGCAGTCCGGTTCGGTGGGCAGCGAGTCCGGCCACTACTACTGGGACCTGAGGCTGCCGTCGGGTCGCACCGGTGACGCGGTGATGTTCATCCAGTGGGTGCGCTCGGACAGCGCGGAGAACTTCTTCTCCTGCTCCGACATCGTCTTCGACGGCGGAAACGGAGAGGTGACGGGCATCGGCGACCCGAACGGCGGTGAGCCGACCCCGACGCCGACCCCCACCCCGACTCCGACGCCCACCGAACCGCACACCGGGTGCATGGCCGTCTACTCGGTGACGAACTCCTGGAGCGGCGGCTTCCAGGGTTCCGTCGAGGTGATGAACCACGGCACGACAGCCCAGGACGGCTGGGCCGTGCGCTGGCAGCCGGGCACCGGCACCCGGATCAGCAGCGTCTGGAACGGAACGATGAGTACCGGGTCCGACGGCACGGTCACGGTGGCGAACGCCGCCTACAACCGGACCATCGCACCGGACGGCAGCACGACCTTCGGCTTCACGGCCACCTCGACCGGCAACAACTTCCCGGTCGGCTCGATCGGCTGCGTCACGCCCTGA
- a CDS encoding NACHT domain-containing protein gives MTGRAPGTARTELDRRRLALVRSGDAAGFRRVGTGYLIGPRLVLTARHVVEERTGVPWAKIDVRVGHPRDHPDVHVRLAAVRWTDPEERDVALLLLDDAVHVPGTVRWGRPVGNDPLPYDSLAYPSATFRDGQHKVEHLRGKLPPQAGGVGAQDLHVLDQDVAPDLRADGEPAWSGASGSAVFCWEHLVGVVIHDDHVFANRRLHACPARTFVGDSAFVELLQEYGDGPPELVDITASEPPSDRDRSGGPHSDMLRDLRSGVRRDLRKDVYQQTLLSGESLPLNCRAAPEEFTGSRNGARDLSEALAKESPLGLAGSLENIAAVYQEDPKERHSKLLVLGEAGSGKTVLIRRFAQALVEDDGWRGPVPVIFSLGSWDPYAQSLQDWLVDCLKRDHRFLTKPLAHSGTWAGELIGRGDVLVILDGFDELAKDRCESALRQISAVDLPLLLTSRPEALRGVKLNEGLFPGIELTGLTLDDCFTSLEDPSEWAPVLRKLGTDSGELDDVRITPLMLTLVKEFPDGLKSLRDLEREELEQRLLKAFISRRYAREFSLTLPEGRRWSVDSAGHWLGYLARHLQQQRPDAQDIEWWQLGTTMSLPARMVVSGGLCALVSGTVVALVHALRGDLSGVVLLTMIVDFLGTGLAFGLAHGFASKVKASRAFEPSRMQIRLHGGPWTDRLGRVRESFLPRVGGGLAGGLVYGTVFGGGSAVYAMLLSSPWSWVALVFGNWLVTGLLLGLAVGIVLALVAFLETDARPEESASATDLLRANRTIALVQLVAAGLIIGLGFGAAVTRFDGFAIGLWSGIAVGLLVMTGVGTLTAWGRWVVLVRLWLPLSGRLPWRMNTFLGDARARGVLRQAGAVHQFRHARLRDHLAEAHQQGEQPTPPESR, from the coding sequence GTGACCGGTCGGGCTCCTGGGACAGCAAGGACTGAGTTGGACCGTCGAAGACTGGCACTTGTCCGTAGTGGTGACGCTGCCGGGTTCCGCCGCGTCGGTACCGGTTACCTGATCGGGCCCCGCCTGGTACTGACGGCACGGCATGTCGTCGAGGAGAGGACGGGTGTGCCTTGGGCCAAGATCGATGTGCGCGTGGGACATCCGAGGGACCACCCCGACGTGCACGTGCGCCTGGCAGCGGTGCGCTGGACCGACCCGGAAGAGCGCGATGTCGCTCTGCTGCTGCTGGACGACGCGGTCCACGTCCCCGGTACGGTGCGCTGGGGCCGTCCCGTAGGCAACGATCCGCTGCCCTATGACAGCCTTGCGTACCCTTCGGCGACCTTCCGGGACGGGCAGCACAAGGTGGAGCACCTGAGAGGGAAACTGCCTCCTCAGGCCGGTGGGGTCGGTGCCCAGGACCTGCACGTCCTGGACCAGGATGTCGCGCCGGACCTGCGCGCGGACGGCGAGCCCGCCTGGTCGGGCGCTTCCGGCAGCGCGGTCTTCTGCTGGGAACATCTCGTCGGCGTTGTCATTCACGACGATCATGTGTTCGCCAACCGCCGTCTGCACGCCTGTCCGGCTCGGACCTTCGTCGGCGACTCCGCGTTCGTTGAACTTCTACAGGAATACGGCGATGGCCCCCCGGAGCTGGTTGACATCACCGCCTCGGAGCCGCCCTCGGACCGCGACCGGTCGGGCGGCCCCCACTCGGACATGTTGCGAGACCTGAGAAGTGGCGTCCGTCGGGACCTGAGGAAGGACGTGTATCAGCAGACGCTGCTGAGCGGGGAGTCGCTGCCTTTGAACTGCCGAGCGGCACCGGAGGAGTTCACCGGTTCGCGGAACGGTGCACGGGACTTGTCGGAGGCATTGGCGAAGGAGTCCCCGCTCGGCCTGGCAGGTTCGCTCGAGAACATCGCGGCTGTCTATCAGGAGGATCCGAAGGAGAGGCACAGCAAACTGCTGGTGCTGGGTGAGGCAGGTTCGGGGAAGACCGTCCTGATCCGGCGCTTCGCGCAGGCCCTGGTCGAAGACGATGGCTGGCGAGGACCAGTGCCGGTGATCTTCAGTCTGGGATCGTGGGACCCCTACGCCCAATCCCTGCAAGACTGGCTGGTGGACTGCCTGAAGCGGGACCATCGCTTCCTCACCAAGCCGCTCGCCCACAGCGGGACATGGGCCGGTGAACTGATCGGCCGCGGCGACGTGCTGGTGATCCTTGACGGGTTCGACGAGTTGGCGAAGGACCGTTGCGAATCGGCGCTGCGGCAGATCAGCGCAGTCGATCTGCCGCTGCTGCTGACGAGCCGTCCCGAGGCACTCAGGGGCGTCAAGCTGAACGAAGGGCTCTTTCCCGGGATCGAACTGACCGGCCTCACCCTCGACGACTGCTTCACCAGCCTCGAAGACCCGAGTGAATGGGCGCCCGTTCTGCGTAAGTTGGGGACAGACTCTGGTGAACTCGACGATGTACGGATCACCCCACTGATGCTCACCTTGGTCAAGGAATTCCCAGACGGCCTCAAGAGCCTGCGGGATCTCGAAAGGGAAGAGCTGGAGCAGCGCCTCTTGAAGGCGTTCATCAGCAGGAGGTACGCACGAGAGTTCAGCCTTACCCTCCCGGAAGGCCGACGCTGGAGCGTCGACTCCGCAGGGCACTGGCTCGGCTATCTCGCCAGGCATCTACAGCAACAGAGGCCGGACGCACAGGACATCGAGTGGTGGCAGCTGGGTACAACCATGAGTCTGCCCGCGCGCATGGTTGTCTCCGGGGGCCTGTGCGCGCTCGTGTCGGGGACGGTGGTCGCACTCGTCCACGCCCTCAGGGGCGACCTCTCGGGGGTGGTGCTCCTGACCATGATCGTGGACTTTCTGGGAACCGGACTGGCCTTCGGGCTCGCGCACGGATTCGCGTCGAAGGTCAAGGCCAGCCGCGCGTTCGAGCCGTCCCGCATGCAGATCCGATTACACGGTGGGCCCTGGACGGACAGGTTGGGGAGAGTGCGGGAGAGCTTTCTCCCCAGAGTCGGTGGCGGGCTGGCCGGCGGACTGGTCTATGGGACCGTCTTCGGTGGCGGGTCCGCGGTCTACGCGATGCTCCTGTCCTCCCCCTGGTCCTGGGTCGCCCTGGTCTTCGGGAACTGGCTCGTGACCGGGCTCCTGCTCGGACTGGCGGTGGGGATCGTCCTCGCGCTCGTGGCCTTCCTCGAGACGGACGCCAGGCCGGAGGAATCAGCCAGCGCAACGGACCTGTTGCGCGCGAACCGTACTATCGCGCTCGTTCAACTGGTCGCGGCGGGGCTGATCATCGGGCTCGGCTTCGGCGCCGCTGTCACGCGTTTCGACGGCTTCGCCATCGGCCTCTGGTCCGGGATCGCCGTCGGACTCCTGGTCATGACCGGGGTCGGCACGCTGACCGCGTGGGGCCGGTGGGTGGTTCTGGTCCGACTCTGGCTGCCCCTGTCAGGACGCCTCCCCTGGAGGATGAACACCTTCCTGGGCGACGCCCGCGCCCGAGGTGTGCTGCGCCAGGCCGGGGCGGTCCACCAGTTCCGCCACGCACGGCTGCGGGACCACCTCGCCGAGGCTCACCAGCAGGGCGAACAGCCGACGCCACCGGAGAGCCGGTGA
- a CDS encoding LacI family DNA-binding transcriptional regulator: MGKQRPGSPTLEEVAARAGVGRGTVSRVINNAAGVKDSTRRTVQRAIAELGYVPNLAARSLAGRRADAVALAMTERDWRLFGEPFFSEIVRSVGDALADTSVQLLLTLVRTDAERQRFVEYARGGRVDGVLLMSVRAEDRLPDMLAEAGLPTVLLGRRSGDERVTYVDADNVGGARDAVEHLLRGGRGRIAAVIGPLDMYVTQCRLRGYREALAAAGHDPLPSLVVEGDFTEDSGRRATAELLERHPDLDAVFAASDTMAAGALGVLRAAGRRVPEDVAVIGFDDFTLARHTEPSLTTVRQPLEEIGRTMVRLLLAEIEQPEVAWRHVILRTRLVVRDSA, from the coding sequence ATGGGCAAGCAGCGCCCTGGCTCGCCGACGTTGGAGGAGGTCGCGGCTCGTGCCGGAGTCGGGCGCGGCACCGTCTCGCGGGTCATCAACAACGCGGCGGGTGTGAAGGACTCGACGCGCCGAACCGTCCAGCGGGCCATCGCCGAACTGGGCTATGTGCCCAATCTGGCCGCCCGTTCGCTGGCCGGGCGGCGCGCGGACGCCGTGGCGCTGGCGATGACCGAGCGGGACTGGCGGCTGTTCGGGGAGCCGTTCTTCTCGGAGATCGTCCGTTCGGTCGGCGACGCCCTCGCCGACACCTCCGTGCAGCTGCTGCTCACCCTGGTCCGCACGGACGCCGAGCGGCAGCGGTTCGTCGAGTACGCGCGCGGCGGGCGGGTGGACGGGGTCCTGCTGATGTCCGTACGGGCCGAGGACCGGCTGCCCGACATGCTTGCCGAGGCCGGACTGCCCACGGTCCTGCTCGGCCGGCGCTCGGGCGACGAGCGCGTCACCTACGTGGACGCGGACAACGTCGGCGGCGCCCGTGACGCGGTCGAGCACCTGCTGCGCGGCGGGCGCGGGCGGATCGCCGCCGTCATCGGGCCGCTCGACATGTACGTGACCCAGTGCCGGCTGCGCGGCTACCGGGAAGCGCTGGCCGCCGCGGGCCATGATCCCCTGCCCTCGCTGGTCGTCGAGGGCGACTTCACCGAGGACAGCGGTCGCCGGGCGACGGCCGAACTCCTCGAACGGCACCCGGACCTGGACGCCGTCTTCGCCGCCTCGGACACCATGGCCGCCGGAGCGCTGGGGGTGCTGCGGGCGGCCGGCCGCCGGGTGCCCGAGGATGTCGCGGTGATCGGCTTCGACGACTTCACGCTCGCCCGGCACACCGAGCCCTCCCTGACGACGGTCCGCCAGCCGCTGGAGGAGATCGGCCGGACCATGGTGCGGCTGCTGCTGGCGGAGATCGAGCAGCCGGAGGTGGCCTGGCGCCACGTCATCCTGCGGACGCGCCTGGTGGTACGGGACTCGGCGTAG
- a CDS encoding GH12 family glycosyl hydrolase domain-containing protein has translation MRSSLHRLRTVRALLGAVLTALATLAALVAAGPPAQADTTICEQFGSTVIQGRYVVQNNRWGTSAAQCVTATDTGFRVTQADGSVPTNGAPKSYPSIFNGCHYTNCSPGTALPAQVSTISSAPSSISYGFVSNAVYNASYDIWLDPTPRTDGVNATEIMIWFNRVGSIQPIGSPVGTATVGGRSWEVWTGGNGTNDVISFVAPSAISSWNFDVMDFVDQAVARGMAQPNWYLTSVQAGFEPWQNGAGLAVNSFSSTVNTGGGTDPGEPGDPTCSVAYDTNVWQGGFTANVTVRNTGSAAVDGWQLGFTLPSGQRITGSWNANLSGATGAVVASPVAHNTRIAAGGSQSFGFQGTYSGTFDEPSGFTLNGTACTVA, from the coding sequence ATGCGTTCGTCACTGCACCGCCTCCGCACCGTCCGCGCCCTCCTCGGCGCCGTGCTCACCGCTCTGGCCACCCTGGCGGCCCTGGTCGCCGCGGGCCCACCGGCCCAGGCCGACACCACGATCTGTGAGCAGTTCGGATCGACCGTGATCCAAGGCCGCTACGTCGTCCAGAACAACCGCTGGGGCACCAGCGCCGCCCAGTGCGTCACCGCCACCGACACCGGCTTCCGGGTCACCCAGGCCGACGGCTCGGTGCCCACCAACGGCGCCCCCAAGTCCTACCCGTCGATCTTCAACGGCTGCCACTACACCAACTGTTCGCCCGGAACCGCCCTCCCCGCGCAGGTCAGCACCATCTCCAGCGCACCCAGCAGCATCTCCTACGGCTTCGTCTCGAACGCCGTGTACAACGCGTCGTACGACATCTGGCTGGACCCGACGCCGCGCACCGACGGCGTCAACGCCACCGAGATCATGATCTGGTTCAACCGGGTCGGGTCGATCCAGCCGATCGGCTCGCCGGTCGGCACCGCCACCGTCGGCGGCCGCAGCTGGGAGGTGTGGACCGGCGGCAACGGCACCAACGACGTGATCTCCTTCGTCGCCCCGTCGGCGATCAGCTCCTGGAACTTCGACGTCATGGACTTCGTCGACCAGGCCGTGGCCCGCGGGATGGCACAGCCCAACTGGTATCTGACCAGCGTCCAGGCCGGGTTCGAGCCGTGGCAGAACGGCGCCGGGCTCGCGGTGAACTCCTTCTCCTCCACGGTGAACACGGGCGGCGGCACGGACCCCGGCGAGCCCGGTGACCCGACCTGCTCGGTGGCGTACGACACCAATGTCTGGCAGGGCGGCTTCACCGCCAACGTCACCGTCCGCAACACCGGTTCGGCCGCGGTGGACGGCTGGCAGCTCGGCTTCACCCTGCCCTCCGGACAGCGGATCACGGGCTCCTGGAACGCGAACCTGTCCGGGGCGACCGGCGCTGTGGTGGCGAGTCCCGTCGCCCACAACACGCGGATCGCGGCCGGCGGCAGCCAGAGCTTCGGCTTCCAGGGCACGTACAGCGGCACCTTCGACGAACCGTCCGGCTTCACCCTGAACGGCACCGCCTGCACGGTCGCCTGA
- a CDS encoding trypco2 family protein yields the protein MTIGLAAAIEELRRELYEAQDQGAHQQFAFEIEEAELELMLELRDDVKGDGKLQFGVVTVGGERAHSSVRGHKLTLRLQVKDRATGGAIPLISSDRSGSWDSKD from the coding sequence GTGACGATCGGGTTGGCCGCGGCCATCGAGGAGCTGCGGCGAGAGCTGTATGAGGCGCAGGACCAGGGGGCTCATCAGCAGTTCGCCTTCGAGATCGAGGAAGCCGAGCTGGAGTTGATGCTGGAACTGCGCGATGACGTCAAGGGGGACGGGAAGCTCCAGTTCGGGGTGGTGACCGTGGGCGGAGAGCGCGCGCACTCCTCGGTCCGCGGGCACAAGCTGACGCTGAGGCTCCAGGTCAAGGACCGGGCTACGGGCGGAGCAATCCCGCTAATCAGTAGTGACCGGTCGGGCTCCTGGGACAGCAAGGACTGA